The following proteins are co-located in the Calliphora vicina chromosome 2, idCalVici1.1, whole genome shotgun sequence genome:
- the Mgat3 gene encoding beta-1,4-mannosyl-glycoprotein 4-beta-N-acetylglucosaminyltransferase, producing MHLRLSSTLHNGRDLHDVSKEMMQLLKPATPTNINQQVHQQLLLQNQHNHQHHHQQTFTKGTWTKRFILWSILLIQFGFILCFWLMQLGLSDKLNETTATNHELEENRINFVQSEALKASKKSNAEGNVLRVANFQWPSRDLKFQNEFLLHQNTYNLSEAEKIMFGETSLWCFKEGTVNDTRLKGMEWDDSNPWQENCECLPEWHGRDCGQPEVIWRALLTAKMPFKVKDPTREEAHRLVYMLEGAFLNLDLMELQIKAVSKVVDYFIVYLKTHPINNKDLKSIKFRLKQMLPMKNYFLYHCKLPSYNNCSSAEAYRLFRQQQLPTNAIKPTDIFILSDDKTILGHRALNFLKYYGSDIAPVIQFRLKFTVYGFYWQHPQQTHLNGLISSFQNIDNADANPTLLLTQITSQHHQQQPSLVIGDLNHFGGWFCKYCQEPDEIIAELQLSQSSSYHKLTSNPTVSPSKSIQNSVVFPVDQKHSSHIDAAYVQQLISTGIYLKDGKTQLQKVRRFSDKYYAPHYASEQSWKYGHLLINIYESLEDLLASDNEDEMF from the coding sequence ATGCATTTACGTTTAAGTTCAACGCTGCACAATGGAAGAGATTTGCATGATGTTTCCAAGGAGATGATGCAGTTACTAAAACCTGCTACGCCAACGAATATTAATCAGCAGGTGCATCAGCAGCTGCTGCTGCAAAATCAACACAATCACCAACACCACCACCAGCAGACATTTACAAAAGGGACCTGGACTAAGAGATTTATATTATGGTCGATATTATTAATACAATTTGGattcattttatgtttttggttGATGCAATTGGGCTTAAGTGATAAACTCAATGAAACAACTGCCACAAACCATGAATTGGAGGAGAATAGAATTAACTTTGTTCAGTCGGAGGCATTGAAAGCTTCAAAGAAGTCAAATGCAGAGGGTAACGTACTAAGGGTAGCAAATTTCCAATGGCCTTCCAGAGAtctgaaatttcaaaatgaatttttgttacATCAAAACACTTACAATCTTTCGGAAGCTGAAAAGATTATGTTTGGAGAAACATCGCTGTGGTGCTTTAAGGAGGGTACTGTGAATGACACCAGACTGAAAGGTATGGAATGGGATGATTCTAATCCCTGGCAAGAAAATTGCGAATGTTTGCCGGAGTGGCATGGTAGAGATTGTGGACAACCCGAGGTTATTTGGAGAGCCTTATTGACGGCCAAAATGCCGTTTAAAGTAAAAGATCCTACTAGGGAGGAAGCTCACCGTTTGGTATATATGTTGGAAGGTGCTTTTTTGAATTTAGATTTGATGGAATTGCAAATTAAAGCTGTCTCTAAGGTTGTGGACTATTTTATAGTATATTTAAAAACTCATCCTATAAATAACAAGGATCtgaaatcaattaaatttagattaaaacaaatgttacctatgaaaaattattttttatatcactGTAAATTACCCTCATATAATAATTGCTCTTCGGCTGAGGCCTATCGTTTGTTTAGGCAACAGCAGCTGCCCACAAATGCTATAAAACCCACGGATATTTTCATTCTTAGCGACGACAAAACCATTTTAGGTCATCGAGCtttgaattttcttaaataCTATGGCTCTGATATAGCACCTGTCATACAATTTCGTTTGAAATTTACCGTCTATGGATTTTATTGGCAACATCCTCAACAAACACATCTTAATGGTCTCATAAGTTCCTTTCAAAATATCGATAATGCTGATGCAAATCCAACACTATTGCTAACACAAATTACCTCACAACACCATCAACAACAGCCATCTTTGGTAATAGGAGATTTAAATCATTTTGGCGGTTGGTTCTGTAAATACTGCCAAGAACCCGATGAAATTATTGCTGAATTACAACTTTCACAGAGTTCCTCTTATCACAAATTAACCTCAAACCCAACAGTCTCACCCTCCAAGTCAATTCAAAATTCTGTGGTATTTCCTGTAGATCAAAAACATTCTTCTCATATAGATGCAGCATATGTTCAGCAACTTATCTCAACGGGTATTTATCTAAAGGATGGTAAAACACAATTACAAAAGGTACGTCGATTTTCAGATAAATACTATGCCCCTCACTATGCCTCCGAACAAAGCTGGAAGTATGGTCacttgttaataaatatttatgaatctcTGGAAGACTTGCTGGCCAGTGATAATGAAGACGAAATGTTTTAA